Proteins found in one Fundulus heteroclitus isolate FHET01 unplaced genomic scaffold, MU-UCD_Fhet_4.1 scaffold_54, whole genome shotgun sequence genomic segment:
- the birc7 gene encoding baculoviral IAP repeat-containing protein 7 encodes MTDDRDTMLRILEEPRMLGELERLRTFHNWPADAPVASGDLAKAGFFFLGSGDKVQCFCCGGVLRYWEPGDSPDVEHKRHFPTCSFILGRAVGNIPLAAGSSDSVDGQLLSQLQRMTMDDQVTAGQAAYPEMEAEDSRLATFHNWPSEALVQPDVLAQAGFFYTGHGDNVKCFFCDGGLRNWEPGDDPWQEHAKWFPRCEFLIQSRGQEYISNIQDAHSHLGDTVAGSQTSIGRDNGARNDLVGGLGASSAMLSPIVQTVLQMGFEASVVESLVQTKYLLTGQHYTLVSELVSDVLQAEEEERQTGPNSTEPETSVGSSEGNVRTETPIPKRAKDQSPEELLRQLQEERTCKVCMDKLVSIVFIPCGHLVVCGDCAASLRHCPICRAVIRGSVRAFMS; translated from the exons ATGACAGATGACAGGGATACTATGCTGCGCATCCTTGAGGAGCCTCGGATGCTCGGAGAACTGGAGAGACTTCGGACCTTCCACAACTGGCCCGCAGATGCACCCGTGGCTTCTGGAGACCTGGCTAAGGCAGGCTTCTTCTTCCTAGGGTCTGGGGACAAAGTCCAGTGTTTCTGCTGCGGAGGGGTTTTAAGATACTGGGAGCCAGGTGACAGCCCAGACGTGGAGCACAAGCGTCATTTTCCTACTTGCAGCTTCATCCTGGGTCGAGCTGTGGGGAATATTCCACTGGCCGCCGGCTCCTCGGACTCTGTGGACGGCCAGCTGTTGAGTCAACTCCAGAGGATGACTATGGATGATCAGGTAACAGCTGGACAAGCAGCGTACCCGGAGATGGAGGCAGAGGACTCTCGACTCGCCACTTTCCACAACTGGCCCTCCGAAGCCTTGGTGCAGCCAGATGTTCTGGCCCAAGCAGGGTTTTTCTACACAG GTCATGGTGATAACGTCAAATGCTTCTTCTGTGATGGAGGGCTGAGGAACTGGGAGCCAGGGGACGACCCCTGGCAGGAGCATGCCAAGTGGTTTCCAAG ATGTGAGTTTCTGATCCAGTCACGAGGTCAGGAGTACATCAGCAACATCCAGGACGCTCATTCCCACCTGGGCGACACTGTG GCAGGTTCGCAGACGTCCATAGGCAGAGACAATGGTGCCAGAAACG ATCTGGTCGGAGGTCTGGGAGCTTCATCAGCCATGCTCTCTCCCATTGTGCAAACTGTGCTACAGATGGGGTTTGAAGCCAGCGTGGTGGAGAGTCTGGTGCAGACTAAGTACCTGCTGACAGGCCAGCACTACACCTTAGTGTCCGAGCTGGTTTCTGATGTTTTGcaagcagaggaggaagagaggcAGACGGGGCCAAACAGCACAG AGCCAGAGACGAGCGTTGGATCCAGTGAAGGAAATGTGAGGACCGAGACACCCATCCCAAAGAGAG CAAAGGATCAAAGTCCTGAAGAGCTGCTCAGGCAGCTGCAGGAAGAGAGGACCTGCAAAGTCTGCATGGACAAGCTGGTGTCCATCGTCTTCATCCCCTGCGGTCACCTGGTGGTTTGCGGGGACTGTGCTGCCAGCCTGCGTCACTGCCCCATCTGCAGAGCTGTCATCAGAGGCAGCGTTCGTGCTTTTATGTCTTAA